In Streptomyces nojiriensis, one genomic interval encodes:
- a CDS encoding DUF6415 family natural product biosynthesis protein translates to MSRTTVAADVATALRLSTAAPTGAVAEAVRGRLREHIKAHADQADRYAHSLPEGRARDVAIDTVRHARTLLPAQSGKDPAAGLRLLAKGADYLSRYASAQETASRPAA, encoded by the coding sequence ATGTCCCGTACGACCGTGGCGGCCGACGTGGCCACAGCGCTGAGGCTCTCCACCGCCGCGCCCACCGGGGCCGTCGCCGAGGCCGTACGGGGACGGCTGCGCGAACACATCAAGGCCCACGCGGACCAGGCCGACCGATACGCGCACAGCTTGCCCGAGGGCCGGGCCCGTGACGTGGCGATCGACACCGTCCGCCACGCCCGCACCCTTCTCCCCGCCCAGAGCGGCAAAGACCCGGCGGCGGGCCTGCGGCTGCTGGCCAAGGGCGCCGACTACCTGTCCCGGTACGCCTCCGCCCAGGAAACGGCCAGCAGACCCGCGGCCTGA
- a CDS encoding PfkB family carbohydrate kinase, with protein MDRLAVIGNISRDHTRYPDRRGGDLLGGAALHVAFAAARAGATAAPVAVIGEDLAHIPAQGRLADLDWSALRIAAGASAAFTIDYDQDGHLVAVAADYGVSEDLSGHALAHIARHPRDRYHVCCRRPLDVPAVLQVLTRCGARFSIDFFLPSAAHLIQAAAPWLAHADLVFANAAEHRLLEQVMQSTAADGVTRGTSAGQVTGVLRSVVVTDGPRPVRWLHHGRPLAACAPPYARPVEVTGAGDTLAGHLLARMLHGDSPAAALRSAVLAATRHTAVPRPVPGPSHS; from the coding sequence GTGGACCGGTTAGCGGTCATCGGCAACATCTCCCGCGACCACACCCGCTACCCGGACCGGCGCGGCGGCGACCTCCTCGGAGGGGCCGCCCTGCACGTCGCGTTTGCCGCCGCCCGCGCCGGGGCCACAGCCGCCCCGGTGGCCGTGATCGGCGAGGACCTCGCGCACATCCCGGCCCAAGGCCGGCTGGCCGACCTGGACTGGTCCGCGCTCCGCATCGCGGCCGGAGCGTCGGCCGCGTTCACCATCGACTACGACCAGGACGGCCACCTCGTCGCGGTGGCCGCCGACTACGGCGTCAGCGAGGACCTCTCCGGGCACGCCCTCGCCCACATCGCCCGCCACCCCCGCGACCGCTACCACGTGTGCTGCCGCCGACCGCTGGACGTGCCCGCCGTCCTGCAAGTGCTCACCCGGTGCGGCGCCCGGTTCAGCATCGACTTCTTCCTGCCCAGCGCCGCCCACCTGATCCAGGCCGCGGCCCCGTGGCTTGCTCACGCGGACCTCGTCTTCGCCAACGCCGCCGAACATCGCCTGCTGGAACAGGTGATGCAGAGCACCGCGGCCGACGGGGTGACGCGGGGCACCTCCGCCGGCCAGGTGACTGGAGTCCTGCGGAGCGTCGTCGTCACCGACGGCCCCCGCCCCGTGCGGTGGCTCCACCACGGCCGCCCGCTCGCGGCCTGCGCCCCGCCGTATGCCCGGCCCGTGGAGGTGACCGGCGCTGGCGACACCCTCGCCGGGCACCTCCTGGCCCGCATGCTCCACGGCGACAGCCCGGCCGCGGCCCTGCGGTCCGCCGTCCTCGCCGCAACCCGGCACACGGCAGTACCTCGGCCCGTACCGGGCCCCTCACATTCCTGA
- a CDS encoding nucleoside 2-deoxyribosyltransferase — protein MYYVAHRLFAAHDRSLGALVARKLADKAGHDAVFLPFCDTDEEALVAPVKGLRLFELDQDRLRSLTGMIAVLHGPSLDDGVCMEIGYASALGVPVVVLTTDFQTYSAGERTTRWEFPDPLVETLATRIIRVDRLGEPEHNPDRFDAFTARNAVQVELAATAAVNGVLTTSQGPRPLPVRTVVRPGTVFLESSPYAPHPAALHEVARVQATAVMTPSRFTARDSLAAARSDWDMALRAESLVLDVSGPETPPGAALLTGAAAALGRKVAAFQPRPTYTHAHGREPNWRNLMIQYGTTAHLGDPQALADWLAS, from the coding sequence GTGTACTACGTCGCCCACCGCCTCTTCGCTGCCCACGACCGCAGCCTCGGCGCGCTCGTCGCCCGCAAGCTCGCAGACAAGGCCGGCCACGACGCGGTCTTCCTGCCGTTCTGTGACACCGACGAGGAGGCCCTCGTCGCCCCCGTCAAGGGCCTGCGCCTGTTCGAACTCGACCAGGACCGGCTGCGGAGCCTCACCGGGATGATCGCCGTCCTCCACGGCCCCAGCCTGGACGACGGCGTGTGCATGGAAATCGGCTACGCCAGTGCGCTCGGTGTCCCCGTCGTCGTCCTGACCACCGACTTCCAGACCTACTCGGCCGGGGAACGGACCACCCGGTGGGAGTTCCCCGACCCGCTGGTGGAGACCCTCGCCACCCGCATCATCCGCGTCGACCGCCTCGGGGAGCCCGAGCACAACCCGGACCGCTTCGACGCCTTCACCGCCCGCAACGCTGTCCAAGTCGAGCTGGCGGCCACCGCCGCCGTCAACGGCGTCCTGACCACCTCGCAAGGACCGCGCCCGCTGCCCGTACGTACCGTCGTGCGGCCCGGCACGGTGTTCCTGGAATCTTCCCCGTACGCACCGCACCCGGCGGCCCTCCACGAGGTCGCGCGCGTCCAGGCCACCGCCGTCATGACGCCGTCCCGGTTCACCGCCCGCGACAGTCTGGCCGCTGCCCGCTCGGACTGGGACATGGCCCTTCGGGCCGAGTCCCTCGTCCTGGACGTGTCCGGCCCGGAGACCCCGCCCGGCGCCGCCCTCCTCACCGGCGCGGCAGCCGCCCTGGGCCGCAAGGTCGCCGCCTTCCAGCCCCGCCCCACCTACACGCACGCCCACGGCCGCGAGCCGAACTGGCGCAACCTCATGATCCAGTACGGCACCACGGCCCACCTCGGCGATCCCCAGGCACTCGCCGACTGGCTGGCCTCATGA
- a CDS encoding recombinase family protein, which translates to MSDIAPTSPRGAWNTAIYARLSRDRRGLSENVSIQVSECRDYADENTWPVVGIFPDNDISASKYSKKPREHYDLLLRAIRQGQVNIILITEMPRLYRRLEELLELIKLAETTKLQRIQTTDGISYNLDSAEGIHAAINAVNNAMLEAARLSKRIKRKQRARAIEGKVHGGGRPFGYEPGGLVIRESEARVIRECARRFIAGESIGDITRDLNKRGVLTATGKPWRIENLQRTFMKKRNIGVREYEGQEYPAEWPAILTREQWDRMEAQRLSKEWRWPKTQTGVRKYLLTGFIYCGRCGSRMYSGGRGPECGRPSQRRYRCRPHDNYGNASGCSKTFRIAEPVELLVTQAVWHVFDDPKVAVFLSPKVDEDKVRHLVQEFERRKGKLDQLVTDYATDVLSRDQFIQAKGIAEASVQEAREALSHYQSETSLAHLPATQTIRDAWETSGLEWRRNILRLVVDRVIVHPGQPGTQRWNGYRFDPEKIEIKWKF; encoded by the coding sequence ACACCTGGCCGGTGGTCGGGATCTTCCCCGACAACGACATCAGCGCCTCGAAGTACTCGAAGAAGCCCCGTGAGCATTACGACCTGCTGCTGCGCGCCATCAGGCAGGGCCAGGTCAACATCATCCTGATCACGGAGATGCCTCGGCTGTACCGGCGGCTGGAAGAGCTGCTGGAGCTGATCAAGCTCGCCGAGACGACCAAGCTCCAGCGCATCCAGACGACCGACGGCATCAGCTACAACCTCGACAGCGCCGAAGGCATCCACGCGGCGATCAACGCGGTCAACAACGCCATGCTGGAGGCGGCTCGCCTCTCCAAGCGCATCAAGCGCAAGCAGAGGGCCCGCGCTATAGAGGGGAAGGTCCACGGCGGCGGACGGCCCTTTGGCTATGAACCTGGCGGCCTGGTCATCCGCGAGTCAGAGGCCAGGGTCATCCGGGAGTGCGCCCGGCGCTTCATCGCTGGAGAGTCCATCGGCGACATCACGCGAGACCTCAATAAGAGAGGCGTGCTGACCGCCACCGGCAAGCCATGGCGGATCGAGAACCTCCAGCGCACGTTCATGAAGAAGCGGAACATCGGCGTGCGGGAGTACGAGGGCCAGGAGTATCCGGCGGAGTGGCCGGCCATCCTCACCCGCGAACAGTGGGACCGCATGGAGGCGCAGCGCCTGAGCAAGGAGTGGCGCTGGCCCAAGACTCAGACCGGCGTACGCAAGTACCTGCTCACCGGCTTCATCTACTGCGGCCGGTGTGGTTCCCGGATGTACAGCGGTGGTCGGGGACCGGAGTGCGGCCGACCGTCGCAGCGTCGGTATCGATGCCGACCTCACGACAACTACGGCAACGCCAGTGGGTGCAGCAAGACGTTCCGTATCGCCGAGCCTGTCGAGTTGCTGGTGACCCAGGCCGTCTGGCATGTCTTCGACGATCCGAAGGTCGCCGTGTTCCTCTCCCCGAAGGTAGATGAGGACAAGGTGCGCCACCTGGTGCAGGAGTTTGAGCGGCGCAAGGGCAAGCTCGACCAGCTGGTCACCGACTACGCCACCGACGTACTAAGCCGTGACCAGTTCATCCAGGCCAAAGGCATCGCCGAAGCATCGGTCCAGGAAGCCCGAGAAGCCTTGAGCCACTACCAGAGCGAGACGTCCCTCGCCCACCTGCCAGCAACACAGACGATCCGGGACGCGTGGGAGACATCGGGGTTGGAGTGGCGGCGCAACATCCTGCGCCTGGTGGTCGACCGGGTCATCGTCCACCCCGGCCAACCCGGTACGCAGCGCTGGAATGGCTACCGCTTCGATCCGGAGAAGATAGAGATCAAGTGGAAGTTCTAG
- a CDS encoding endonuclease/exonuclease/phosphatase family protein yields the protein MSLIIGTWNVENFCRPLPAGSTPNPNKCAAKDQATYDAKVEALAGVITEIGPDLLGVQEVGSQEALDDLVAKLPGTWHSALSNHPDPRGIRVGVISRFPLLDVQQRKDFPDHLRPIQVEDQGDDALTSEMGRGGLAVRVEPSPGQSLRVAVCHLKSKLLTFPNKQHSTNDEHLRARYEAYALFRRTAEAVTMRGLADDLLQGDGKNRDVIVLGDFNDGWQAATTQILYGPPGSQIGTGGFTHPDNPGDANRLWNLAPHILEQGGFSRIFEGQHELIDHIMISHSLLAKFQEVSTGNEKLPNVVEAQPAAAHDKPSDHSPVVAKFNL from the coding sequence GTGAGCTTGATCATCGGGACCTGGAACGTAGAGAACTTCTGCCGACCGCTGCCAGCGGGCAGCACCCCCAACCCCAACAAGTGCGCCGCCAAGGACCAAGCGACCTACGACGCCAAAGTCGAGGCCTTGGCCGGCGTCATTACCGAGATCGGGCCGGACCTGCTCGGCGTGCAGGAGGTCGGCAGCCAGGAAGCGCTGGACGACCTGGTGGCCAAGCTGCCGGGCACCTGGCACAGCGCCCTGTCGAACCACCCCGACCCCCGCGGCATCCGCGTGGGCGTCATCAGCCGCTTCCCTCTGCTCGACGTCCAGCAGCGCAAGGACTTCCCGGACCACCTCCGCCCCATCCAGGTCGAGGACCAGGGCGACGACGCCCTCACCAGCGAGATGGGGCGCGGCGGTCTGGCCGTACGGGTCGAGCCGTCTCCCGGCCAGAGCCTCCGCGTGGCCGTCTGCCACCTGAAGTCGAAGTTGCTGACCTTCCCGAACAAGCAGCACAGCACCAACGACGAGCACCTGCGCGCCCGCTACGAGGCTTACGCACTTTTCCGCCGCACCGCCGAGGCCGTCACCATGCGTGGCCTGGCCGACGACCTGCTCCAGGGCGACGGCAAGAACCGCGATGTCATCGTGCTGGGCGACTTCAACGACGGGTGGCAGGCCGCCACCACCCAGATCCTGTACGGCCCGCCCGGCTCGCAGATCGGCACGGGCGGCTTCACTCACCCCGACAACCCGGGCGATGCCAACCGCCTGTGGAACCTGGCCCCGCACATCCTGGAGCAGGGAGGCTTCTCCCGCATCTTCGAGGGCCAGCACGAGCTGATCGACCACATCATGATCAGCCACTCGCTGCTGGCCAAGTTCCAGGAGGTCTCCACCGGCAACGAGAAACTGCCGAACGTGGTGGAGGCCCAGCCGGCCGCGGCGCACGACAAGCCGTCCGACCACTCGCCAGTGGTGGCGAAGTTCAACCTGTAA
- a CDS encoding NACHT domain-containing protein, with protein sequence MPIDDGAAGPATPAEQLATELRALRDAAGRPSLRTIASGTGRVSHTTVAEALQGRRVLTWPVLAAIVKQLGGDESAFRARWIAATSASPTPTESEREETVFIARYRERAADYYNVMHVDHVRRARFEDLYVTPRVSRALKSGTLSEGVELDVQQFDSEIRRAVLLGGPGAGKTTLCQALICRHAQDADLPVAFLVRVREFAADFPPERSVVGYIEHHLEAVFQLRLPQGLLERKLQREPLLVIFDALDDVPDAAGQNHLASIIKLFSSEFPLTRILITSRASSYRNAHFNLARFDGYNLEGFNGDEAREFAKRWFAYQDGAGSEDAESKSRELIRQSSSVADLRKSPLAWTILCSLYEEHGDVPRSIPAFFSRWWQGQTLNQSRHTDATNRLQEAAQKVLPHVAYYMLRNNRSDLSGDQFISLASDFLRTQYETSEEAWRLARETLDYLSQRTAIFTALQVRPDGSESYGFFHRSFMEYEAALYEAWQIDNPHELAESVLRRIAHGDESFSGELVVQLSERYREGKGVRVISEILDATPQLPSDLLSAVIKFLERCSHLIALPYSLDAQILSLLNAATTDRPVPPETLPRQNAVSLTEEMSSWGISKNVPGPVSSALDMIRGLLVRPAAESQLTSFAVIWGWATLEDCLLGFFQVSDLDEHGQSDATLNSKLLRHSTWDLVKEAERRGLLTAADTGQLSAAWKLRNTLAHGPGPQTSSEVSLLPAVQAVEAIQHAVSQLFQRAAEINS encoded by the coding sequence ATGCCGATCGATGACGGTGCGGCAGGGCCCGCCACACCAGCCGAGCAGCTTGCAACCGAGCTTCGTGCGCTCAGGGATGCGGCTGGTCGGCCAAGCCTGCGTACGATCGCCAGCGGAACTGGCAGGGTGAGCCACACCACCGTGGCCGAGGCCTTGCAGGGCCGACGGGTGCTCACCTGGCCGGTCCTAGCGGCCATCGTCAAACAGCTTGGCGGGGACGAGTCAGCCTTTCGCGCGCGTTGGATCGCCGCGACAAGCGCTTCCCCGACCCCGACGGAGTCCGAGCGGGAGGAGACGGTTTTCATCGCCCGCTATCGAGAACGGGCGGCTGACTACTACAACGTGATGCACGTCGATCACGTTCGTCGCGCTCGTTTCGAAGATCTGTACGTCACTCCGCGGGTCAGCAGAGCCTTGAAGAGCGGCACTCTCAGCGAGGGGGTCGAGCTTGATGTCCAGCAGTTCGACAGCGAGATTCGCCGCGCAGTCCTGCTCGGCGGCCCAGGGGCTGGCAAGACCACACTGTGCCAGGCACTCATCTGCCGGCATGCGCAGGACGCCGACCTCCCAGTGGCTTTTCTAGTCCGAGTGCGGGAGTTTGCAGCCGACTTCCCACCCGAGCGATCTGTAGTCGGCTATATCGAGCACCACCTTGAAGCGGTGTTTCAACTTCGGCTGCCACAGGGGCTCCTGGAGCGGAAACTTCAGCGTGAGCCGCTGCTGGTGATATTTGACGCCCTTGACGATGTTCCCGATGCCGCTGGCCAGAATCACCTTGCGTCGATCATCAAGCTCTTCAGTAGTGAATTTCCTCTTACCAGGATCCTGATCACCTCACGAGCCTCTTCATACCGAAATGCGCACTTCAACCTGGCAAGGTTTGACGGATATAACCTAGAGGGCTTCAACGGCGACGAGGCGCGTGAGTTCGCCAAGCGCTGGTTCGCGTATCAAGATGGGGCTGGTAGCGAGGACGCTGAATCAAAATCTCGCGAGCTGATTCGCCAGAGTTCATCGGTGGCTGATCTGCGTAAGTCGCCACTGGCGTGGACCATTCTGTGCTCTCTTTACGAAGAGCATGGTGATGTTCCTCGCAGTATTCCTGCTTTCTTTAGTCGATGGTGGCAAGGTCAGACTCTCAACCAGAGTCGGCACACCGACGCTACTAATCGACTTCAAGAGGCCGCTCAAAAAGTCTTGCCTCATGTGGCCTACTACATGCTTAGAAATAACCGTAGCGACCTGTCTGGCGATCAGTTCATCTCTCTCGCGTCAGATTTTCTGCGCACTCAGTATGAGACCTCTGAGGAAGCCTGGCGGCTAGCGCGGGAAACTCTGGACTACTTGAGCCAACGAACGGCGATCTTCACCGCGCTACAGGTTCGACCTGACGGCAGTGAAAGCTACGGATTTTTTCATCGGTCATTCATGGAATATGAGGCAGCTCTCTACGAAGCCTGGCAGATCGACAACCCACACGAGCTGGCGGAGTCGGTACTGAGGCGCATCGCCCACGGCGATGAGTCATTTTCTGGTGAGCTGGTCGTGCAGTTGTCGGAGCGGTATCGGGAGGGCAAGGGGGTCCGAGTCATCAGCGAAATCCTTGATGCCACCCCGCAACTCCCGTCTGATCTTCTATCGGCTGTGATTAAATTCCTAGAGCGGTGCAGCCATCTGATTGCTCTTCCATATAGCCTGGATGCTCAGATTCTGTCGCTGCTAAACGCTGCGACAACAGACCGCCCTGTACCTCCTGAGACACTTCCACGCCAGAATGCCGTTTCCCTCACAGAAGAGATGAGCTCCTGGGGTATTAGCAAGAATGTCCCGGGGCCTGTCTCCAGCGCGCTAGATATGATCCGGGGATTGCTGGTTCGCCCTGCTGCTGAGTCCCAGCTCACGTCATTCGCCGTCATCTGGGGTTGGGCGACCTTGGAAGATTGCCTTCTTGGCTTTTTCCAAGTCTCAGATCTTGATGAGCACGGTCAATCCGACGCCACACTCAATAGCAAGCTGCTTCGCCATTCCACCTGGGATCTCGTTAAGGAGGCAGAGCGCCGAGGTCTTCTCACGGCAGCTGATACTGGGCAACTAAGTGCCGCCTGGAAGTTGCGTAACACCCTCGCCCACGGCCCAGGCCCTCAAACATCAAGCGAAGTCTCACTCCTGCCGGCCGTCCAAGCAGTCGAGGCAATCCAGCATGCCGTATCTCAGCTCTTCCAGCGTGCCGCCGAGATAAACTCATAG
- a CDS encoding MazG nucleotide pyrophosphohydrolase domain-containing protein, with amino-acid sequence MDIRSAQKVAWDNKVDKNFNTSNVPLEFGLLTAEVGEAFTAWRKGLPDFGEELADVFLYVAAVAEMNGIDLQDEVERKLTKNKARVYERDERGVPVRVHEPDAD; translated from the coding sequence GTGGACATCCGCTCAGCCCAGAAGGTCGCCTGGGACAACAAGGTCGACAAGAACTTCAACACCAGCAACGTGCCCCTGGAGTTCGGGCTTCTCACCGCCGAAGTCGGCGAAGCCTTCACCGCATGGCGCAAGGGCCTGCCCGACTTCGGCGAGGAACTCGCCGACGTGTTCCTGTACGTCGCCGCCGTCGCCGAGATGAACGGCATCGACCTGCAAGACGAGGTCGAACGCAAGCTCACCAAGAACAAGGCCCGGGTCTACGAACGCGACGAGCGCGGAGTTCCCGTCCGGGTCCATGAGCCTGACGCGGACTGA
- a CDS encoding radical SAM protein, with the protein MSKHSVVLDCYTVEPSGLGVPPYVSTYVRAAWSALRRAKPGSEVKYLTIDDVRWCLAGGKAAVVAPFSDPLTYSATVNRAEAVQLLRDADSVVVIAGDKVPSVHLHAVNASLEEIARAMACVRGRRYLLGPMATYAKGNAEYAGLFDAVHTHTVTSGDLALGSSTGAPYGQLRADRDSFAGLIEQMPWKPIAELELYRGCTRRVFCDFCNEPEKSPMVAFRDVEDVLEETEQLYAAGVRNFRLGQQTCFFSYQNRDAEVIQTLLAGIRERCPELEVLHIDNADPLAVASPSGKRIAHLVAEYCTEGNCAPMGIESFDTKVIDTNHLTCTPEILLRAVEHVNEAGAARGPGGLPKLLPGLNLIYGLPGESHATHIANLHWLGRILDAGLLCHRTNVRQARAFPGTPLAKMGALSPLPSAEHFASWKADIDFGWDQPMKERVYPTGLLIPGLHSYFVGRDGTWWRRLGSYSIQIVEESSATPVGTEADLTVTGHAPRMIFGKRLVTAA; encoded by the coding sequence ATGTCGAAGCACTCCGTGGTGCTGGACTGCTACACCGTCGAGCCCAGCGGACTCGGGGTTCCCCCGTACGTCTCCACCTACGTACGGGCCGCCTGGTCGGCCTTACGGCGGGCGAAGCCCGGGTCGGAGGTGAAGTACCTGACGATCGACGATGTCCGCTGGTGTCTGGCAGGCGGGAAGGCCGCCGTCGTCGCGCCGTTCAGCGACCCGCTGACCTACTCGGCGACCGTGAACCGCGCCGAGGCCGTCCAGCTGCTGCGGGACGCGGACAGCGTCGTCGTGATCGCCGGGGACAAGGTGCCCTCGGTGCACCTGCACGCCGTCAACGCGAGCCTGGAGGAGATCGCCCGCGCGATGGCCTGCGTGCGGGGCCGCCGCTACCTGCTGGGCCCGATGGCGACCTACGCCAAGGGCAACGCCGAGTACGCGGGCCTCTTCGACGCCGTCCACACCCACACCGTCACTTCCGGGGACCTCGCCCTCGGCAGCAGCACCGGAGCCCCGTACGGGCAGCTGCGGGCCGACCGGGACTCCTTCGCCGGGCTCATCGAGCAGATGCCGTGGAAACCGATCGCCGAACTGGAGCTGTACCGGGGCTGCACCCGCCGGGTGTTCTGCGACTTCTGCAACGAGCCGGAGAAGTCGCCGATGGTCGCCTTCCGCGACGTGGAGGACGTTCTGGAGGAGACCGAGCAGCTGTACGCGGCCGGGGTCCGCAACTTCCGCCTCGGGCAGCAGACCTGCTTCTTCTCCTACCAGAACCGGGACGCCGAGGTGATCCAGACCCTGCTGGCCGGCATCCGGGAGCGGTGCCCGGAGCTGGAGGTCTTGCACATCGACAACGCCGACCCGCTCGCCGTCGCCTCCCCCTCGGGCAAGCGCATCGCCCACCTCGTCGCCGAATACTGCACCGAGGGCAACTGCGCGCCCATGGGCATCGAGTCCTTCGACACGAAGGTCATCGACACGAACCACCTCACCTGCACGCCGGAGATTCTGCTGCGGGCCGTCGAGCACGTGAACGAGGCGGGCGCCGCCCGTGGCCCGGGCGGGCTGCCCAAGCTGCTGCCCGGCTTGAACCTGATCTACGGCCTGCCCGGCGAGAGCCACGCCACCCACATCGCCAACCTGCACTGGCTCGGCCGCATCCTTGACGCGGGCCTCCTGTGCCACCGCACCAACGTCCGTCAGGCCCGAGCCTTCCCCGGCACGCCCCTCGCGAAAATGGGAGCGCTGAGCCCGCTGCCCTCCGCCGAGCACTTTGCCTCGTGGAAGGCCGACATCGACTTCGGCTGGGACCAGCCGATGAAGGAACGCGTCTATCCCACCGGGCTCCTCATCCCCGGCCTGCACTCCTACTTCGTCGGCCGCGACGGGACCTGGTGGCGACGGCTCGGCTCCTACTCCATCCAGATCGTGGAGGAGTCCTCGGCCACCCCCGTCGGCACGGAGGCGGACCTCACGGTCACCGGACACGCCCCCCGCATGATCTTCGGGAAGCGCCTTGTCACAGCGGCCTGA
- a CDS encoding maleate cis-trans isomerase family protein has product MSQRPDSMLGLLSQYDWQAERTVRVGMLLPWANQVVETELPRLGLRHTVFHHARLVPASRTTAVDDSFWHGLRDAAGDAMDSLRHLPLDLTVLACTSAGFTGGPPLPPGVVTAFDALTDTLMAIGASRVVLATPYPQEVTDAEAAALEEAGIQVTARVCLGLADGYPEVAPDKIRTMLHQLPPGLVRAADAVVLSCTGWHTLNLLPELERDLGIPVLSSNVAMALHAARLVIGATP; this is encoded by the coding sequence TTGTCACAGCGGCCTGACTCCATGCTCGGCCTGCTCTCCCAGTACGACTGGCAGGCCGAGCGGACCGTGCGGGTCGGCATGCTGCTGCCCTGGGCGAACCAGGTGGTGGAGACCGAGCTGCCCCGCCTGGGCCTGCGGCACACGGTCTTCCACCACGCCCGCCTCGTCCCCGCCTCCCGCACGACGGCCGTGGACGACTCCTTCTGGCACGGACTGCGGGACGCGGCCGGTGACGCGATGGACTCCTTGCGGCACCTGCCCCTGGACCTGACGGTCCTGGCCTGTACCTCGGCGGGCTTCACCGGCGGGCCGCCCCTGCCGCCCGGCGTAGTGACCGCCTTCGACGCCCTCACCGACACCTTGATGGCCATCGGTGCCTCCCGGGTAGTCCTGGCCACCCCCTACCCGCAGGAGGTCACGGACGCCGAAGCGGCGGCCCTGGAAGAGGCCGGAATCCAGGTCACCGCCCGGGTCTGCCTCGGTCTGGCCGACGGCTACCCCGAGGTGGCGCCGGACAAGATCCGCACGATGCTGCACCAGCTTCCCCCCGGCCTGGTCCGGGCAGCCGACGCGGTCGTGCTGTCCTGCACTGGCTGGCACACATTGAACCTCCTGCCCGAACTGGAACGAGACCTCGGCATCCCTGTGCTGTCGTCCAATGTGGCCATGGCCCTGCACGCGGCCCGCCTAGTGATCGGAGCAACCCCGTGA